The region ATCACCACCATATGAGAAAATATGACATCTTGGATCTCTAAGACTTTCTCTTATATTATCCAATTTTCCACGAGTAAAATTATCATAAATTATAACCTCTTTAACTGGCTCTTTAAGTAGCTCGCTTACAACAAATCCACCTATAAAGCCTGCTGCACCTATAACTAAAACTCTAGAATCTTGTAACTTATTATTATTCATTTTTACATCCTATTTATTTTAAATTTTCTACAATAAATTCAATTTCCACATCTTTTAAATATGGATTCATAGGTAAGCTCATTATCTCATTTGAAATCATTTCCGCTATAGGGAAGTCTCCGGACTTATATCCTAAATATTTAAAACACTCTTGTAAATGAAGTGGCATAGGATAATGTACAGCTGTTGGCACACCGGCTTCTTTTAATTTTAGCTGCACTTTATCTCTATTTTTTATTCTAATAGAATACTGTGCCCAAGCTGACTGAGCTCTACTATCAATGTATGGCAATATTACATTTTTATCTTGCAATGCATCTGTGTATTTAGATGCCACTTCTTGTCTTAATGATAAATCTTTTTTGTAATGTCCAAGTTTTACCAACAAGACAGCTGCTTGAATAGTATCTAATCTACCACCAATACCAATATATTGATGATGATATCTTTTTGACTGCCCGTGTAAGCGTAAAGATTTTAACTTTACCGCCAAATTTTCATCATTTGTAAAAACAGCACCACCGTCACCATAACAGCCAAGTGGTTTAGCTGGAAAAAATGATGTAGTAGCAATATCGCCAAGAGCCAAATCTTTGACATTATTAAAGCTTGCGCCAAAACTCTGCGCACCATCAACTATAACCTTTAGGTTATGTTTTTTGGCTATTTTTGAAATTTCGTCCATATCAGCAGGCTGACCATAAAGTGAAACTGGAAGTATGGCTTTTGTTTTTGAAGTTATGACTGCTTCTATTTTATTAGCATCTATATTATAAGTTTTTTCATCGATATCAACAAAAACTGGTTTTGCTCCAAGCAAAGCAATCATTTCAGATGTTGCTACAAAAGTAAAAGGTGTTGTAATAACTTCATCACCTGGCTTAATATCAATAGCCATTAGAGCCATCAAAATGGCGTCAGTTCCACTACTGCAGCTTATGGCATACTTAACATCTATATATTTTTCTAGTTCTGTTTCAAGCTCAGAAACTTCAGTGCCCATTATAAAGTTACAATTTCTAGCTACCTTTAAAATAGCTTTTTCTATTTCATCTTTATAAAGTTCATGTTGATATGTTAAATTTGCAAAATCTATATTCATATTTTACTCTTTCACTACTATTAAATTTTCATCAACTACCCTATAACTACTACCATCAAAATTATCAACAGCCAATCCGTTACCATCAAATTTCAGTGTATTTCCCGCCTTACTAACCCAACCTATTTGTCGCGCCGGCACACCAACCATAAGCGCATAAGGTTTCACGTCGCGATTTATAACAGCTCCACTTCCTATGAGAGCATACTCACCGATAGTAACACCACAAACTATAGTAGCATTTGCACCAATGCTACAGCCTTTTTTTAAAAGTGTTTTTTTAAATTCTTCTTTTCTAATTATAAAAGCGCGTGGATTTATAACGTTTGTAAAAACCATAGATGGTCCCAAAAACACATCATCTTCTATTTCAACACCTTCATATATTGAAACATTATTCTGCACTTTTACACCATTACCGACTCTAACATTTGGTCCAACAACACAATTTTGACCAAATGAACAATTTTGTCCAATAATAGAATTGGCTAATATATGAGAAAAATGCCAAATCTTTGTTTTTTCCCCAATTATTACATCACTATCTATAAACGAACTTTCGTGAGCAAAATATGGCATTATTCTACCACCTTTTTACAAAAAGGATGATATTCTCCTTTTAATCCAATAGGTGACATTTTTCTTATGCTTGAAACAATATTTATGGAATTTCTAGCCTCATCCAAGCCAAATCCTTCTCCTGAAAGGATGTGCTCATAGCTTTTGGTATGCAAATCAGTAAAACCATCAGAAAATTCTATTTCATCACCATCAACCTTAATACTTCTAAAAGTTCTTTTTCCACTGTTTTTTATATTCTCAGGAATATAATCATAGTTGACAGACAAAAACCATCTAACATTTGCGTTTTTAAGCCTCATATATCCTGCATTTGCATCAGGTTGCTTAAGGTGAACTATATTTTCCTCTATAGGTCCAAAAATCCAAGAGAGCATATCAAAAAAATGCACTCCAATATTTGTAGCAACGCCACCAGACTTATCTTCATCGCCCTTCCATGATATAAAATACCATTTACCACGAGATGTTAAGTAGGTCAAATCTACATCATAAATTCTGTCTGGGTTTTGTAAAAGCTCTTTTGAAATTTTGTTTTTTAATGCAACAATTGACTCATGAAGCCTTAGCTGTAAAATATTAAATACTTTTTTGCCACTCTCTTCTTCGATTATTTTTAATTGATCTATGTTATGCGGATTTAAAACAAGTGGCTTCTCACATATTGCATTTGCTCCGCTTCTTAGAGCAAAACGAATATGGCTGTCGTGTAGATAATTTGGAGTAGTTATTGCAATATACTCTATTTTTTTATTACCGTTTCTTCGCCACTTATCAACAAATCTATCAAACCTTTCATATTCAGTAAAAAAATAAGCTTGCGGGAAATAACTATCCATTATTCCTATTCCATCATAGGGATCTAGAGCTGCAATCAGTTCATTGCCTGTATCCTTAATAGCCCTCATATGCCTTGGAGCTATATATCCACTAGCGCCTATCAAACCAAAATTTATACCACTCATCTTAATAATCCTTTTTATCTGAAATTTAAATCTTACATCCTATCTTTAGCTGTGATTCCCATTATATTAAATGCTGTTTTTATCGAGACAGCAACGACTGCAAATACCTTTAGTAAGCTATCTTCATTTTCGTTGCCAACCACGCGGTTTTCATTATAAAATTTATGAAAACTAGCAGCTAGTGACTTTAGATAGTCTGGTATTTTTTGAAGCTGCCTTGAAGCAAAAGCATCCTCTAAAATTTCAGGCAAGATAAGCGCTTCAAAAAGTAAATTTTTAGCATTTTCATCTAGGCACTTAAAGTCCGCATTTATCACGTCACTAACGCTTTTTTCAGCCTTTGCAAAGACCTGATTTATCCTAGCGTGAGCGTAATTTATATAAAAAATAGGGTTTGAGCTATCCTCTTTTTTAAGCTCATCCACGTCAAATTCCAAACTGCTCGTGTTTGCCTTGCTTATAAAGATAAATCTAAGTGCCTCAGCACCGATCTCGCTTGCGATATCACTCATAAGCACGGCATTGCCAGCGCGCTTACTCATCTTGTATGGCTTGCCCTCTTTTAGCAGACTAACCATCTGCATAAGTATCACTTCAAGCCTGTTTTCATCGTATCCAAGGAAATTTATCGCAGCCTTTAGCCTTGCGATATATCCATGGTGGTCAGCACCCCAAATGTTTATGTAGTGATCAAAATTTTTCTCAAATTTAGCATTATGATAAATGATGTCACCAGCTAGATATGTTGGCCTGCCGTCATTTCTAACCACAACCCTATCATTATCATCGCCAAGTGTGGTCGAAGCGATATAAGTAGCGCCCTCTTTTTCATACATTTGATTTGAACGTTTTAGCTTGTTTATAGTTGGCTCTAGGCCATCATAAAGAGCTTTCTCGCTAGCCCAGCTCTCTATAAATATCCCAACGTCCGCTAAATCTTTTTTGATAATCTCAAGCACGATATCCTTGCCAAACTCGGCAAGCTCGAGATTTCTGCTCTCGTCATAAAAAATTTCCTTGCCAAATTTCTCATTTGCAAGCTTAGCAATATCTAAAATATAATCCCCGCGGTAGTATTTCTCTGGATAGACAACGCTTTCGTTAAAAAGCTGCTCTTTTGCCGCAAGTGATATCGAAGTGCCAAGTAGGTCGATTTGATTACCAGCATCGTTTATATAGTATTCTGTTGAGATAGCGTAGCCAAGTCTTTTACCAAGTCTTGCCAAAGTATCACCGTAAACTGCGCCTCTAACGTGCCCGATGTGAAGCGGTCCAGTTGGATTTGCGCTGATATATTCTATTAAATAGCTATCTTTTTTCGCATCTTCTTTTGCAAAATTTTCGCTATCTAGCAAAATTTGCTTTGAAATTTCATCTAAAAATTCGCTCTTAAGCTTGAAATTTAAGTAGCCATTTACCGCGCTAGCTTCCACTATATTACTGTCACTAAATTTATCAGCAAACTCACTAGCTATCATAGCTGGCGACTTTCTTAGCTCTTTTGCGAGGCTAAAAAGCGGCGTCGCATAGTGGGCTAAATTTTTATCCTTTGGCTTTTCAAGCACAAATTCTCGCTCTAAAACCTTTGAAATTTCAGCTTTTACTTTATCTTTCAACTCTAAAACCTACGCGTTTTTAGTTGTTTCTTCTATCTTTTGACTAGTAGCACTATCTTCTTTATGCTCGACTTTTTCGCTCTTTTCAGGGGTTGTGTCCTCCATCTCAGCCTTAAAAGTCTTTATACCCTTACCTAGTCCTTTCGCAAGCTCTGGGATCTTCTTTGCTCCAAAAAGTAATACAATGATCGCTAAAACGATCAACCAGTGGCCAATACTAAAAGAACCCATCTTTTCTCCTTATCAAATTTTCTCAAAATATTATCATAAATTCCTGAATTTCTAACAATCTATCCACTCGTCGATGACGTTTCTTAAGTTTATCTTAGCACTTTTTAACCTCATCGCTCGAAGGATTGATTTTAGCCCTTTATAGCTCTTTTCTATATCATCATTTACTAAAAAATAATCATACTCTAAAATATGCTCCATCTCACCAACTGCGTTCATTAAGCGGTTTTCTATCGTCTCGTCACTATCTGTTCCGCGGTTTTTCAAGCGCCTTTTTAGCTCTTTTTTATTCGCAGTTGTGATAAAAACTGAAGTGATGTAGCTTTTAAATTTCTCAAGTGCGATGTGAAAGCCCTGCACATCGATATCAAATATCACTATCTTTCCAGCCTCAAGTGCCTCTAAAACTGGCTTTAAGCTTGTACCATAGTAGTTTTTATGCACCTGCGCCCACTCTAAAAACTCGCCTTTTTCTATACCGCTTTTAAATTCATCTTCTTTTATAAAATAATAATCCACCCCATCAACTTCGCCATCCCTTTTTGCTCTAGTCGTGCTTGAGATAGAAAAATATAGGTCTTTCTCTTCCTTTAAAAGACGGCCCAAAAGCGTGCTTTTACCGCTTCCACTAGGTCCCGAAACTACTAAAATTTGTCCTTGCAACTACTTTTCCTCGAAACTTATATTTATCTTGATGTTCATATCTTTTAGCACATCTCTTAGCGAGCTCTCATTTAGTGACTCATGGACGTGTTTTGTGATCTTTTTAGTTAGCTCTTCTTTATAGTCTTCTTTTGCATCATTTTTTGAGCTTGTTTGAGGTATATCTTTTAATCCAAATGCCGCTAACATCGTGTTTTCATCTATATCATCTATCGATGCCGCGTCAAAATTTAACTCACTTGATGCCGCATCTTTACTATCATCTTGTGCGTTTTCTTCTTGAGCATTTTCTTCTTCAAAAGTTTCGTCCGCAAGGCCTAGATCTTCTTTGGCTTCTGGCTCGCTAGCCTCTTCTAGCTCTTCTACTGGCATCTCACTAGAAGCGTTTTCGCTTTCGCTAGACTCTAAATTTTCTAGCTCCTCACTTGAAATTTCATCCAAAGCCTCTTCTTCTATATCTTCTTCTGCTTTTTCATCATCTACTTGAATTTGCTCTTCATCAGCCTCAGAGCTCTCATCTAAATTCTCATCATTTTTAGGCTCATCTTCCAAATTTATCTCATTTTCAAGGCTATTTTCATCATCAAATTTAGCTAGATCGTCTATATTTAGCTCTTCTTGCTCTAAATTTTGAACATCTAGCTCAGTATCCTCTAAATTTTTATTTTCCTCATCAGCCTCTTCACTATTTAGCTCTTCATCAAGCGAATCGATCTCAATAAGCTCTTTTTTACTTTGACTAATATCATCTAACTCTTCATCATTCTCGTCTGTTTTTAAATTTTGTGTATTTTGCTCAACTATCTTTTCAAGCTCGTCTCTAGCTTCTTCATCTACTGGGCTGCTCTCGTCCATATTTTCTATCTCATCAACAAGTGCGCTAAGATCCCCAAAATCACTGCTTAATCCATCTTCGATAGTTTCTTCTACTTTTGGAGTTTTACTAGATTCATCATCTACATTTTCATTAGCCGCTTCAGTTTCTTCACTATTTTCGTCAATTAGCTCAGTATCAGCCTCGTCCAAACTGATCTCTTCATCTTCTAAATCTCCAACACTAGAATCTTCTAAGTGCTCTTTTAAAAGCTCATCATTTAAAACATTATCATCTAATTTTTCGGTTTCATCTTCTTTTGCTAAATTTTCAAAATCTGTGTCAATTTCTGGCAACTCAAAATTTTGTAGTTCTTCATAATTTTCATCAATATGTTCAAAATCATCGAAGTTTGCGGAATCATCAAGTCCTAGTTCAGCCTTTGTATCATCACTAGCCACATTAACCGCCTTACTTTCTTCAAATAAATTTATAAATTCGGTAGGAAGGAATGGCTTTTCAAGCATAATGTCAGCAAAATCAGGCTTTATGCCGCCTCTTGGGGCTAGATACATCACTTTTTGGTCAAATTTTACATCAGCGCTCTCCATATCGCTGTCAATAATAATATAGTCAAATTCACCACTTACTGCATTAACATCATCAAATTCTACATACTCTACGCCTATTTTATTTAGACTTAGTGTTATGAGACGTGAAACTGCTGGATTTTTGTTTACGAGCGCAACTTTCATAATCCCTCCTTGAAGCACTTGAAGCTGTATTTTATGATAAATTTCATTGCTATTTACTTAAAAAAATAATGACGGCATATCGTTTAGAATTTGCATCATCATATCAGTTATTATCTTTATAATGCCAGCAAGAATGGCTATCAAAACAGAAAAGCCAATCGTTACTTTAATAGGATAGCCAATAACCAATAGGTTAAACTGAGGCATCGTCTTCATAAGCATGCCAAAAATAGCATCTGAAAGCATAGATAACGCAATAATAGGAAAAGCTAGAACAAAGCCAAACATAAAAAGATTTCCAAAAAGCTTTATAGCATAGCTCATCACACCATTTCTTGGATAAAAATCTCCAAGTGGTATGACAGCGAGAGAATTCGAGTAAAACTGCAATATCAAATGATGCCCATCAAGTGCCAAAAAAGCAAGAAGAACTATGAAATTTATAAGGTTTGCTATAACTGGAGAGTTTGTGCCAGTTTGTGGATCAAGCACTGATGCCATCGAAAAACCCATGACCATTGAGATTTGTTCGCCTGCCATTTGGAGTATGGCAAAGACGATATTTAGTAAAAGTCCAGCACAAAGCCCAAGTAATGCCTCACTTAAAATTTCTATGACTAAGAAATTTATGGCGTATTCATGAGTGTGCGATAGTGGAAAAAATACTATACAAAGAGCAAAAACTAGTAGAGTTTTTACGCTTAATGGAACTTGATTGTGAGAATAAAAAGGGAAAAACATAATGAGTCCGCTAAGACGTGCAAAAAGAAGCATAAAAGCAATAACCTTGTCAGCTCCAAGAAACTCGACTAGTTCCATCTTTTTATATTAGCGCCTCATCCATTTCAGCTGGGATATCAAGCCCCATGAGCTTTAAAACGCTAGGCGCGATGTTGTTTAGACCGCCATTTTTTAGCTCTTTAACACCATCAGCCATCACAAAGCAAAAGACGTCATAGGTCGTGTGGTTTGTCAGTAGTTCGCCACTGCTATCACGCATCTCTTCGCAGTTTCCGTGATCGCTCGTGATGATCATAGCGTAGTTTTTCTCTTTTGCCTTGGCGTAAATTTCTCCAAGAGCCGCATCCACCGCTTCGACTGCCTTTATAGCGGCCTCATAGTTGCCAGTATGCCCCACCATATCGCCATTTGCGAAATTTACCACTATAAAGTCTTGCTCGTCATCCATGCCCTTTAGCACGGCTTTGCAAACCTCAGCAGCGCTCATCTCTGGCTTTTCGTCGTAGGTTTTTACTTTTGGACTAGGGATGAGCACCCTTGTTTCGTTGCTAGCTAGCTCCTCAACGCCGCCATTAAAAAAAAATGTTACGTGGGCGTATTTTTCAGTCTCTGCCGTGTGAAGCTGCCTTAGTCCAGCAGCCGCTATGACCTCGCTTAGGGTGTTTTTTATCTTTTCATTTTTAAATAGCACTTCAAATTTAAAATTTGCGTCGTATTCGGTCATGGTGATAAGATTTTTAACGACAAAAGGTCGCTCAAACTCGCCAAATTTCTCTTCACCCAGAGCCTGGCAAATCTCTCTTGCTCTATCATTTCTAAAATTTATTACTATCACGCCGTCATATTCGCCCATGCCACTAAAGCCATTAAAGCTTGCTGGCTTTACAAACTCGTCTGTCACGCCCTCATCGTAGCTTTTTTGTAGATACTCGCTTGGCGTTAAGCTGTTTAAATTTGCTCCCTTTACCAAGCTATCATAGGCCTCTTTTACGCGCTCCCAGCGTTTATCTCTATCCATCGCGTAAAATCTCCCGCAAATGGTAGCAACTTTAAATTTAGCTTCCAAGCTTTTTATGAAATTTAGACCGCTATTTGGGCTAACGTCACGTCCGTCGGTGATAGCGTGGGCAAAAACTTCGCAGCCATTTTTGCTAGCAAGCTCGCACATGCCATCAAAATGCTCCATGTGAGAGTGCACGCCGCCGTCGCTATAAAGCCCTATGACGTGGATCTTTTTGCACTTTTTAAAAAGAACTTTTAACGCTTCATTTTCTGCTACCGAGCCGTCATTAAAGCCGCGTGAAATTTTGACTAAATTTTGATACAAAACTCGCCCACTTCCTATACACATGTGCCCTACTTCGCTATTTCCCATCTGCCCTTCAGGTAGTCCCACAGCGTTTCCAGAGGTTTTTATGAGTGAGTTTGGAATTTCTTTAAAAAATTTATCGTAGTTTGGCTTTTTAGCCGCCTCAAATGCGTTAAATTTGCCATTTTTGTTTGATCCAATGCCATCAGTTATTATAAGTATAGTTTTTTGAGCCATTTTTAAATTTTATCCTTAAATTTAGATAATTTTTAAGGCCATTATACTAAAATTGCTTTTTTTTAAAATAAAGGCCCCTATGTTTTACTATATCTATGAAATTTTAAATTTTAATATCTTTCAGTATATCACCGTTCGCGCTGGCATCGCGTTTTTCATAGCATTTATCTTGACAGCTTATCTGATGCCTAAATTTATCGCTTGGGCAAAGGCAAAAAACGCCGCTCAGCCTATCTACGAGCTTGCCCCACAAACTCACCAAAAAAAGGCCAAAACGCCAACCATGGGCGGACTTGTCTTTGTCTTTACAGCCGTGATCGCTACGATCATCTGCGCAAGGCTTGATAACGCTTTCGTACTAGCCTCGCTCTTTTGCCTAGTTTGCTTTACTCTGCTTGGCTACAAGGACGACTACAGCAAAATTTTAGGTGCGAAAAACCACGCTGGCCTAAGTCCAAAGGCAAAGCTCTTTTTTCAGTTTCTAATCGCCTTTTTACTCGCAGCCTTTTTATACATCAGCAAAGAGCTAAACACCGAGTTTTACCTGCCATTTTACAAGCAGCCGATCTTTGACATGAAAATTTTTGCCATTTTCTTTTGGACGCTAGTCATCGTCGCAGCCTCAAATGCGGTAAATTTAACAGACGGACTTGACGGACTTGCCGCCGTGCCATCGATATTTTCACTTCTAACTCTTGGCGTTTTTGCCTACATCTGCGGCCACGCTGTCTTTAGCTCGTACCTACTTTTACCAAAGATCGCAGGCGTTGGCGAGAGCGTCGTCGTAGCCTCTGCGCTAATTGGCTCACTTATGGGCTTTTTGTGGTTTAACTGCCATCCAGCCGAGGTCTTTATGGGTGACAGCGGCAGCCTAAGCGTTGGTGCATATATCGGTTTTATGGGCGTTGCGACCAAAAATGAAATTTTGCTCATCATCATCGGCCTCATCTTTGTCGTTGAGACGCTAAGCGTCATCTTGCAGGTTGGCAGCTTTAAAATTTTTAAACGCAGAATTTTCCTCATGGCGCCTATACATCACCATTTTGAGATAAAGGGCTGGGCGGAAAATAAGATCATCGTGCGCTTTTGGATCATCGCGCTTTTAGCAAATTTGATCGCACTAACGGCGCTAAAGATCAGGTAGATCATGCGAGCGCAGATAGAGCCTGACTTTGAGAGTGCTAGAAAAAAATATGATGAAATTTTGGAGCAAATTTTAGCCTACACCGACTATTGCGACGAATTTGGCGATGAAGACGGCGAAGAGTACCGCAAGGTAGAGCAGCGTCTAGCCAAGATAAGCGGCAAAGATATGAGTAAATTTAGCCTGCACGAGTGGTGGGAGGCCGAGGGCGCTGAAAATCTCGCCTTTGACATCGCTTTGCCAGAGCCAAAAGTGGTGCCTGATATAACAAAAGACGAGCTTAGGCAGATCGTGGAGCGCATGTTGGCACCTGTGCCTGAATTTGATGATGATTTTTTAGAGGCATTTTACGTAAGAGTGACATTTGCTTGCAAGGGTGCATATTTCGCAGAGTTTTTGAAGCTAAATTTTGCCAAAACCTTTAGCTTTGAACTCTTTGATCGCCGCAAGATAGAGGGCGTGATGCGTGAGCTTAGCGCTAACGAGATAGTAGAAATTTTATGGGGCAAAAGAGGATAAAAGCATGAGAAAATCACTATTTGGCTATGGTGGCACGACAAAGGCTATCGCTAAAAACTTCGTAAATGACGGACTTTGGGACATCTACGATGATAAATTTAGTGAAGCTTCAAAGGACGAGTTTGGTAATGCTCTTTTGCCAGTTGGCGAATTTGACCCAGCAAAAAGCGGCCTAGAGATACCAAGCCCAGGCATCCCGCCTCACCACGAGCTTGTCAAAAAAGCTAAAAATTTGATCAGCGAATATGACTATTTTTATGAAATTTACAAGGCGCATCTGCCATTTAACGTCTGGATAAGCGGCACAAACGGCAAGACGACGACTACAAAGATGATGCAGCACCTGCTAGAGAGCAAAGGCTCAGTTATGGGAGGCAACGTCGGCATCGCGCTAGCAAATTTAGACCCGCACGCTAAAATTTGGATACTTGAGACTAGCTCATTTACCCTGCACTACACAAACCGCGCCACACCAGGAATTTACGTGCTTTTGCCGATCACTCCAGATCATCTAAGCTGGCATGGCAACATGAGCGAGTACGAAAAGGCAAAGCTTAAGCCGCTTGCTAGCATGAGTGAAACAAGCGTAGCTATCGTGCCTGAAATTTACGCTAAAACGCCTACAAAGGCCAAAGTGATCGCCTATAAAGATGAGAGCGATCTGGCTAAATTTTGTGGTGTAAATTTAAACGATATAGCCTTTAAAACGCCATTTTTACTTGATGCACTGCTGGCACTTGCGGTAGAGAAAATTTTATTTGACCGCTGCGATGTGGGGCTTTTAAACACTTTTGTCATCGAGGCAAACAAGCTTGAAGAATTTACTGACAACAAGGGTAGAACCTGGGTAAATGACACAAAAGCGACCAACATAGATGCGAGCATTCAAGCTGTGAAACGCTACAAAGATCACTTCATGCACCTGATCTTAGGTGGCGATGACAAGGGCGTTAGCATGGATGAGCTATTTGAAAATTTAAAGGGTCTTAAAGTCAAAATTTACGCCATCGGCTCAAACAGCGACAAGCTTATGAATTTAGCTGCTAAATTTAACGTGCCTGCCCTAAAATGCGACTTTTTACAAAACGCTGTAAATGAGATAAGCAAAGAGCTAAAAAAAGGCGAGATAGCACTTCTAAGCCCAGCAGCTGCGAGCCTTGATCAGTTTAAGAGCTACGCTGAGCGAGGAGATAAATTTAAAGAGTTTATAAGGGCTCTTTAAATCACAATTTACTCTTAAATTTAAC is a window of Campylobacter concisus DNA encoding:
- a CDS encoding Gfo/Idh/MocA family oxidoreductase → MSGINFGLIGASGYIAPRHMRAIKDTGNELIAALDPYDGIGIMDSYFPQAYFFTEYERFDRFVDKWRRNGNKKIEYIAITTPNYLHDSHIRFALRSGANAICEKPLVLNPHNIDQLKIIEEESGKKVFNILQLRLHESIVALKNKISKELLQNPDRIYDVDLTYLTSRGKWYFISWKGDEDKSGGVATNIGVHFFDMLSWIFGPIEENIVHLKQPDANAGYMRLKNANVRWFLSVNYDYIPENIKNSGKRTFRSIKVDGDEIEFSDGFTDLHTKSYEHILSGEGFGLDEARNSINIVSSIRKMSPIGLKGEYHPFCKKVVE
- the gmk gene encoding guanylate kinase, with protein sequence MQGQILVVSGPSGSGKSTLLGRLLKEEKDLYFSISSTTRAKRDGEVDGVDYYFIKEDEFKSGIEKGEFLEWAQVHKNYYGTSLKPVLEALEAGKIVIFDIDVQGFHIALEKFKSYITSVFITTANKKELKRRLKNRGTDSDETIENRLMNAVGEMEHILEYDYFLVNDDIEKSYKGLKSILRAMRLKSAKINLRNVIDEWIDC
- the mraY gene encoding phospho-N-acetylmuramoyl-pentapeptide-transferase: MFYYIYEILNFNIFQYITVRAGIAFFIAFILTAYLMPKFIAWAKAKNAAQPIYELAPQTHQKKAKTPTMGGLVFVFTAVIATIICARLDNAFVLASLFCLVCFTLLGYKDDYSKILGAKNHAGLSPKAKLFFQFLIAFLLAAFLYISKELNTEFYLPFYKQPIFDMKIFAIFFWTLVIVAASNAVNLTDGLDGLAAVPSIFSLLTLGVFAYICGHAVFSSYLLLPKIAGVGESVVVASALIGSLMGFLWFNCHPAEVFMGDSGSLSVGAYIGFMGVATKNEILLIIIGLIFVVETLSVILQVGSFKIFKRRIFLMAPIHHHFEIKGWAENKIIVRFWIIALLANLIALTALKIR
- a CDS encoding acyltransferase; its protein translation is MPYFAHESSFIDSDVIIGEKTKIWHFSHILANSIIGQNCSFGQNCVVGPNVRVGNGVKVQNNVSIYEGVEIEDDVFLGPSMVFTNVINPRAFIIRKEEFKKTLLKKGCSIGANATIVCGVTIGEYALIGSGAVINRDVKPYALMVGVPARQIGWVSKAGNTLKFDGNGLAVDNFDGSSYRVVDENLIVVKE
- a CDS encoding Sec-independent protein translocase subunit TatA; translated protein: MGSFSIGHWLIVLAIIVLLFGAKKIPELAKGLGKGIKTFKAEMEDTTPEKSEKVEHKEDSATSQKIEETTKNA
- the argS gene encoding arginine--tRNA ligase → MKDKVKAEISKVLEREFVLEKPKDKNLAHYATPLFSLAKELRKSPAMIASEFADKFSDSNIVEASAVNGYLNFKLKSEFLDEISKQILLDSENFAKEDAKKDSYLIEYISANPTGPLHIGHVRGAVYGDTLARLGKRLGYAISTEYYINDAGNQIDLLGTSISLAAKEQLFNESVVYPEKYYRGDYILDIAKLANEKFGKEIFYDESRNLELAEFGKDIVLEIIKKDLADVGIFIESWASEKALYDGLEPTINKLKRSNQMYEKEGATYIASTTLGDDNDRVVVRNDGRPTYLAGDIIYHNAKFEKNFDHYINIWGADHHGYIARLKAAINFLGYDENRLEVILMQMVSLLKEGKPYKMSKRAGNAVLMSDIASEIGAEALRFIFISKANTSSLEFDVDELKKEDSSNPIFYINYAHARINQVFAKAEKSVSDVINADFKCLDENAKNLLFEALILPEILEDAFASRQLQKIPDYLKSLAASFHKFYNENRVVGNENEDSLLKVFAVVAVSIKTAFNIMGITAKDRM
- a CDS encoding DegT/DnrJ/EryC1/StrS family aminotransferase → MNIDFANLTYQHELYKDEIEKAILKVARNCNFIMGTEVSELETELEKYIDVKYAISCSSGTDAILMALMAIDIKPGDEVITTPFTFVATSEMIALLGAKPVFVDIDEKTYNIDANKIEAVITSKTKAILPVSLYGQPADMDEISKIAKKHNLKVIVDGAQSFGASFNNVKDLALGDIATTSFFPAKPLGCYGDGGAVFTNDENLAVKLKSLRLHGQSKRYHHQYIGIGGRLDTIQAAVLLVKLGHYKKDLSLRQEVASKYTDALQDKNVILPYIDSRAQSAWAQYSIRIKNRDKVQLKLKEAGVPTAVHYPMPLHLQECFKYLGYKSGDFPIAEMISNEIMSLPMNPYLKDVEIEFIVENLK
- the fliR gene encoding flagellar biosynthetic protein FliR; the protein is MELVEFLGADKVIAFMLLFARLSGLIMFFPFYSHNQVPLSVKTLLVFALCIVFFPLSHTHEYAINFLVIEILSEALLGLCAGLLLNIVFAILQMAGEQISMVMGFSMASVLDPQTGTNSPVIANLINFIVLLAFLALDGHHLILQFYSNSLAVIPLGDFYPRNGVMSYAIKLFGNLFMFGFVLAFPIIALSMLSDAIFGMLMKTMPQFNLLVIGYPIKVTIGFSVLIAILAGIIKIITDMMMQILNDMPSLFF
- a CDS encoding Highly acidic protein, giving the protein MKVALVNKNPAVSRLITLSLNKIGVEYVEFDDVNAVSGEFDYIIIDSDMESADVKFDQKVMYLAPRGGIKPDFADIMLEKPFLPTEFINLFEESKAVNVASDDTKAELGLDDSANFDDFEHIDENYEELQNFELPEIDTDFENLAKEDETEKLDDNVLNDELLKEHLEDSSVGDLEDEEISLDEADTELIDENSEETEAANENVDDESSKTPKVEETIEDGLSSDFGDLSALVDEIENMDESSPVDEEARDELEKIVEQNTQNLKTDENDEELDDISQSKKELIEIDSLDEELNSEEADEENKNLEDTELDVQNLEQEELNIDDLAKFDDENSLENEINLEDEPKNDENLDESSEADEEQIQVDDEKAEEDIEEEALDEISSEELENLESSESENASSEMPVEELEEASEPEAKEDLGLADETFEEENAQEENAQDDSKDAASSELNFDAASIDDIDENTMLAAFGLKDIPQTSSKNDAKEDYKEELTKKITKHVHESLNESSLRDVLKDMNIKINISFEEK
- the gpmI gene encoding 2,3-bisphosphoglycerate-independent phosphoglycerate mutase, translated to MAQKTILIITDGIGSNKNGKFNAFEAAKKPNYDKFFKEIPNSLIKTSGNAVGLPEGQMGNSEVGHMCIGSGRVLYQNLVKISRGFNDGSVAENEALKVLFKKCKKIHVIGLYSDGGVHSHMEHFDGMCELASKNGCEVFAHAITDGRDVSPNSGLNFIKSLEAKFKVATICGRFYAMDRDKRWERVKEAYDSLVKGANLNSLTPSEYLQKSYDEGVTDEFVKPASFNGFSGMGEYDGVIVINFRNDRAREICQALGEEKFGEFERPFVVKNLITMTEYDANFKFEVLFKNEKIKNTLSEVIAAAGLRQLHTAETEKYAHVTFFFNGGVEELASNETRVLIPSPKVKTYDEKPEMSAAEVCKAVLKGMDDEQDFIVVNFANGDMVGHTGNYEAAIKAVEAVDAALGEIYAKAKEKNYAMIITSDHGNCEEMRDSSGELLTNHTTYDVFCFVMADGVKELKNGGLNNIAPSVLKLMGLDIPAEMDEALI